The sequence GAGCTTGCTCAAGCATTCCTGCAGAGATGTCTACTCCTGTTCCCTGACCAATGCGACTTGAAAGTTTTTGCAAAAAAGCACCATTGCCGCAACCGATGTCGAGAATTTTCTTATCACTGCTTTCACCCAAAGCACGCGTGAGCCAATCCCACTCATCCTTACGAACGGTGATGTCATCAAATGTATCATCATAAAGAGTTGCCACCGAATCATAAGAGGCATCGACTTTTTCATCTGTCGGCGCAAACTCAAGCATCGGAATGGCCTTGGACATACCCAAATACTTCCGTACCGAACTAAAAACACCATGAGATTTTTTTCCCGGGCAACTGATAACGTAAAGTGGACTATCTTTTTTTCCATACCCTTCCCACTTAAAAGATTTCAACGAAAGCGAAAATGTAGTGTACCAATAATTTCCCGAAGCTTTTACACCGAGGGTACGCGAAATGAATGGCGCAAACCAACGGCCACTTCGGCAAGCATGAAAATAAAAATGTCCGTCCTTAGTGAATGGGATTTCGAGATTACGCCACTCAAAAGGGCTAAACTGTTCTGGCCACTTATCTGTCCCAAACATAATTCCATAAACACCGCTATGGCCGATGAAGTGAAACTCCGTAATTTGAGATCCTGATTTCTTAACATTTTCTATTTCTTGTAAAAATTCGTCCTTTGATTCTACAGCACGGTTAATAATAGTATGATTAGGAAATTGTTTCGCTTTTTCCAATTCCATTGTACGAGCCGCTCTTTTAAACTTAGGCCCACCAGTGCGATAAATCGTCGTATATAGAATAAGAATTGTAAGGGGCTTTAAAGATTCTGCCATAATTCGCGATTTAGAATTTTATTTTCTGCCGGCACCCACGCACCGCAATCATCTGTTACGATGAGTGTGGATTTCGTATTTTCATCAAAAACTTTCATGTTGTGAATCGGCGGCGAATAAAGATGCAAAGAAACTCCACCAAAGACTGATTGCATAGAATGGATATCCCCATTGTCTACATTTAGGAGAGTGTCTTGGCTTTTTACCTTAGGTTGACCTACAAGAGCTAAACCTTGATCAAAATTGAAATGACTTTCGATGAAAGTTCCTTCGATTAACCAAACTGCACCATTAGAGAATCCGTGATTATGTGGAGCACAGATCGCTCCCGGGGCCCACGTAGCTAACATGATTTCAAAGTCTGGAGCCGCGAATAGTATAGAGCGGCCATAAGGCTCATTACCCGTTGGCGCAATACAGAAATTTGAAAGAATTTGAGCGTTCACTCCTGCGTTGAGGAGTACTTCACGGGTCTTAGAAAAGTCCTTACTGATCTCTGACATGAGACCTTTCCAGTCAATATTTATAGAGGTGGGCTTTATTGCTGCGTGAACTTGATACATGGCGGGGACAATACTGACGCGTATATTCATTCGCAAGAGTTTTTTGTAGATAAGGACATAATTTCAGCAATTAATCTATTTACAAAATACAATCTGCCCGGTAAGCCATATCTTATGAAAACAAATACAAAAATAAATTTAGTGGTTCTGTTAGCAATCTCAACTTCCTTTGCAATCACGGCGGTTGGATCAGTAATGTCTAAAGACGTTTTAACAGTAAAGAAGATTCTCTCTATGCGCTATTGCGAATTGTATGATGGTACAGACGGATATATTGGAACTGTTACATTCCACCATAATAAGAAATTCGACATTAGTTATGCCGCTGATTCAACTGGCGCCTACGGCGAAGAAAGTGCATATGGCGAAGAAAGCGCTTACGGTGAAGGCGTAGATGCAGAAGACAGCGCCTATGGTGAAGATGAAAGTGCTTATAATGGCGACGCTTACGCAAGCGAAAATTCATATGGCGATGCCTACGGTTCTATAAAGGCAAAAGCGTTAGGAACTTGGAAAATCCGAAAAAATAACGTAGTTATTAATCCTGATGATGCAGAGCCTATGACTATCATGCTTAATGATTACGATATTTCTCAGCACAAATGCTACCAAGGTTCGTAATATAAAATGCAATTCAGTCTAAAGAATTGTTCTAAAGAGCCAGGCTTGTCCTGGCTTTCTTTTTTTCTGATGCTCAGTTTATCTCTTGGGTCGTGCTTTTGGGTATGGGATTTCGTCAATCACTTCGATGATCCCTCTGGTTCCAATGGTTACTTTTATTTGAAGCAGACTGAAGCTTTGGCCGGTGGCTTAGGTTTTTACTTTAAAGACTACTCCTTGGCTTTTCTGCTGCCGGTAACTCTCATGAAAATTTTGGGAGATTCTTTGACTGCCTATCGTGTATCGACGATTGGAGTTTGGTTCGCTCTGACTGTAGGAGTGGGCTTACTCACGAGAAATCTTTTATCCGATCAGTCTCCCCGTATTAAAAATATTTTACCCGTAGCTGCTGTGTTGGCTCTTGTGAGCACCACTCAACTCTATGATTTGTCCTTAACATTTTTTAAAAATACTTTTGCGCTTAATTTAATAATCTGGGCGCTTTTCTTTGCGACCTCTTCTCGCCCTAGAGATTGGAAATGGGCTTGGGTTGGAGTTTTAACTTTAGCGGCACTTCTTTCGCATAAGAGCGTGCTACTTATGATTGCTTGCTTTGGAATTCCTTTTTTATTTCAACAGGTTTCAAAAAAGAAATTGGCCATTGCTACAGGCTGCATGTCTCTAACTGTAGGGCTATTTCTCTGGCACTTTGACAAAGCCTATGCGCATTTCTTAGCTATGCTGAATTATTTTTCTCCACCTACGCGCTGGTGGTTTTGGATGCTGAGGCTTCGCTGGATTAATCTTGAGCTATTGATGACGTTCTTTTGTTTATTGATTATATTATTATTAGGAATTTGGACTTACAGAAAAGTTTCATCAGAAAAGAAGTTCTATGTGGCAGGTGCAGTTGTATTTTTGTGTTTTGCCCTTCATCCATTTCAAATTCCCGGACCCAATGGACCTTCCTATCGTTTGCTTTTAATTGCTCCGGTCTTTGGAATTCCCCTGCTGATGTTGGCCTTATCCCACATTCCTCGTGGATTATTTGCGTTGCCCATTTTTCTTGTCGCGTTTGTTTCTCAAATTTTTATTCATGTTCACCCCATAGATGACGTATTCACTCCATTTGCTGTAATCAAAGAGGAGGTCTTACGAATAAAAGAGTTCGTAGAACCTCAAGATCACCTCACCTCTCATCATGGATTAGAGTTTTTTATTGATTACACGACAGGAATTCGAAGTAGATCTTTTTTATCAGATTATCCAGAGCAAAAAGCATTCCGTGTGGCCTACCTTGCGAGATCTTGGATTAGAAAGAATGAAGTGCAGGTAGCTGCTCGCCAACAAGCGCTCCTCGAAATTGGCTCAGAATATTTGCTTTTTAAAGAAATAGACTGGCAAGAATTTAAAGCTCGTTTTAAAATTCCTAGGCACTGGAAAAATCCAGAGGTCCATAGACCAAACTTTATAAGTGAGTAGTTTTTTGAGAATTCATGTGATTCAACATATCGACTGTGAGGGCCCGGGGGAAATTGCTACCTGGGCAAATGAAAATCAACATGACATCTATGTTGTGCGCGCAGATCAAGGCGATCTGCTTCCGGAACCAAACCAAACAGATTTTCTCATTCTTTTGGGCGGGACTTTCGATATCAACGACGATTCCCTTGAGTGGTTAAAAAATGAAAAAGCCCAAATCAAAAAATTTATAGCTGCAAAATCACCGATTCT comes from Bdellovibrionota bacterium and encodes:
- a CDS encoding cysteine dioxygenase family protein, translated to MYQVHAAIKPTSINIDWKGLMSEISKDFSKTREVLLNAGVNAQILSNFCIAPTGNEPYGRSILFAAPDFEIMLATWAPGAICAPHNHGFSNGAVWLIEGTFIESHFNFDQGLALVGQPKVKSQDTLLNVDNGDIHSMQSVFGGVSLHLYSPPIHNMKVFDENTKSTLIVTDDCGAWVPAENKILNRELWQNL
- a CDS encoding class I SAM-dependent methyltransferase: MAESLKPLTILILYTTIYRTGGPKFKRAARTMELEKAKQFPNHTIINRAVESKDEFLQEIENVKKSGSQITEFHFIGHSGVYGIMFGTDKWPEQFSPFEWRNLEIPFTKDGHFYFHACRSGRWFAPFISRTLGVKASGNYWYTTFSLSLKSFKWEGYGKKDSPLYVISCPGKKSHGVFSSVRKYLGMSKAIPMLEFAPTDEKVDASYDSVATLYDDTFDDITVRKDEWDWLTRALGESSDKKILDIGCGNGAFLQKLSSRIGQGTGVDISAGMLEQARKRCKLQPQLSFEKIDGPMLPFADNSFDSVISVLSFRYLDWDPILHEILRVLKPGGQFVVMDMVAAPVKLKEVPSFIKAKIQVFFQRFFQKKYWQALSKMVRDQRWQNMLKYNPMRSEHEMKWFLESRFPGQKTQLINIGWNSRILAFKSGPIHFKEVEKQVYP